A region of the Muricauda sp. MAR_2010_75 genome:
ATAACAAGGGATTGCTGCACTTTAATGGAGAGCAGTGGAACCTCAACAAACTCCCCAACAATACCATCATTAGATCGGTTGAGTCGATTGGTGATAGAATCTATACAGGTTCCTATGAAGAATTCGGGTACTGGCAAAAGAATCGATTGGGAGAACTTGAGTACACTTCCTTGACACAACTTATAAAAGACCACGAATTTACCAGTGAGGAGTTTTGGGAAATTCTTCCTGTAAAAAATAAAGTTTTTTTTCGCTCATTTTCATCTATTTACAGTTATGATGGCAACAAGATAGAAGTTGTAGATCCCGAACCCGTCATATCGGATATTATAGAATTTAATAGCAAAATCATTGTAGCTGGGGGGTTGCGAGGTCTATTTGAGCTTACGGACGAAGGACTTGTCCCGTTGCCCAATCAAGAATTATTACAGGGAAAGACGGTGACGGATATGATTTTGCTGAAGGATAAACTTTTGGTAGGAACCAAATTAAGTGGATGCTACCTTTTTGATGGTCAGCGCTTACAACCCTGGAACGCCAAGGTAAATGATGAGCTTAAACTTCATCAGTTGAACAAAATGGTGCTTATGGCAGAAAATGAGATTGGTTTTGGAACCATTAAAAATGGGATGTACCTATTCAATACCAATACAGATTCGTATCAAATAGTAAACCGTGAATCTGGCCTTCAGAATAATACAGTGCTTTCCATGTTGCTTTTCAATGATCAGTTGTGGTTGGGATTGGATAATGGAATAGCAAGGGCAAAACTCAACAATTCAATCATGTATTACACAGATTATTCTGGAACATTGGGAATGGTCTATGACATGGTAAATCATAATGATAGATTATATCTGGGCAGTAATACAGGCGTATTTTATTTTGAAGGGAATACATTGAAGTTTGTTAATGGCTCACAAGGACATGTTTGGAATTTGATTGAGGTTGAGGGCGACCTATTGTGCGGACACAATACCGGAACGTATAAGGTTGAAGAGAATGGGTTCAAATTGTTGACCTCACAATCGGGGGGGTACCAAATTATAAAAGTACCCGATCAGAATGCAACGTATATACAGGGCACCTACAACGGACTCACAAAGTTTATAAAACAACCCAATGGAGAATGGGAGGTCACCAAGATTAGGGGAATAGATTTTCCCGTAAAACAATTGTCTTTTGAAACTCCTAGCATTTTATGGGCGGCCCACCCCTACAAGGGATTTTATAGGATACATTTGGATGATGACTACGCGCAGGTTGTGCAAACCCAAAGATTTCATGAAGAAAGTGCCCCGAGTGAATATAACGTAAAGGTGTACAACATTAAAAATCAAATGGTCTTCTCCAGCGAAGGCAAATGGTTCAAGTATAATCCCATT
Encoded here:
- a CDS encoding Two component regulator three Y domain-containing protein, yielding MLFRVIVFLIPLLLSGQNLLPPIYNYRLLEYKGASKNWDLSVNANGELFVANNKGLLHFNGEQWNLNKLPNNTIIRSVESIGDRIYTGSYEEFGYWQKNRLGELEYTSLTQLIKDHEFTSEEFWEILPVKNKVFFRSFSSIYSYDGNKIEVVDPEPVISDIIEFNSKIIVAGGLRGLFELTDEGLVPLPNQELLQGKTVTDMILLKDKLLVGTKLSGCYLFDGQRLQPWNAKVNDELKLHQLNKMVLMAENEIGFGTIKNGMYLFNTNTDSYQIVNRESGLQNNTVLSMLLFNDQLWLGLDNGIARAKLNNSIMYYTDYSGTLGMVYDMVNHNDRLYLGSNTGVFYFEGNTLKFVNGSQGHVWNLIEVEGDLLCGHNTGTYKVEENGFKLLTSQSGGYQIIKVPDQNATYIQGTYNGLTKFIKQPNGEWEVTKIRGIDFPVKQLSFETPSILWAAHPYKGFYRIHLDDDYAQVVQTQRFHEESAPSEYNVKVYNIKNQMVFSSEGKWFKYNPIGENIVSFEEFSNYSNKELLFFDDTHFWFVDGEGRKSIIYTDLKRDSLMITDLPLRERLIPDSQRLIKMNDSISFITLSDGFAKVNDYKLKSQSNQHALPVPDITVLNDQKNKYSVEGKIEIPFKNSQSIIIEASCPEIIQSRYYYELEGPKEYSEYAEDGFINFQNLPHGEYTFKVSTAGMDNKVSAPNIINFEITPPWYLSTISMIFYGIGAVLVVIAIRLYNRRKFMRKQRELEKQMEKEQQERLAKLEKEKLAKEIRLKQNELASTTLNIAKKNEMILELKNMLLMNKDKFSNSQRYRSFIKKLNRSIQDTEDWKRFEVNFKELHEDFFERLLAEYPALTPKDLKLCAYLKMNLSTKEIAPLMAISIRGVEIHRYRLRKKLDMDSSDNLSNFLITF